Genomic DNA from Deinococcus humi:
GGGCGGGCGCTGTCCTCCTGGGCGCGCGCACGCAGTGTCCGGACACGCTCCACTGCGTCTGCGTACAGGGATTCGGCCTTCTGCGCCGCCTCGGCCAGCATTTCGTTGCGGCGAAGGTCCAAAGTCTCGCGCTCCTGACGGACGCGGCCCAGTTCGGCCTCGGCCTCACGGCGGGCGGAGGCGGTGCCCTCAAGCTGAGCCGCCAGTTCGGCCCGTTCGCGTTCCAAGCCCTCCAACATCCGTTCCATGATCCCGGCGTCCTCGCCCAGCAGCGAGGTGGCCCGCTCCAGCACCTCTTCGGGCAGGCCCATGCGCTGGGCTATCGCCAGGGCGTAGCTGCGGCCCGGCTGGCCCACCTGCAGGGCGTAGGTGGGGGCCAGCGTCTCCAGATCGAAGCCCATGCTGGCATTCTTAAGACCGGGGGTTTCCAGCGCAAACAGCTTCAGCGGCGACAGGTGAGAGGTCACGATGCCGCGCGCGTCCTGCGCCAGCAGCGTCTCGATGATGCTCTGCGAAAGGGCGGCCCCCTCGTTGGGATCGGTGCCGCTACCCAGCTCGTCCACCAGCACCAGGGTGTCCGGCGAGGCGTAACGCAGCACGTAGCGCAGGTGCTTGAGGTGAGAGGCAAAGGTACTCAGGGACGCCTCAATGCTCTGCTCGTCGCCGATGTCCACCAGGACGTCGCTAACGATAGGGAGTTTGGCGCTGGCAGCGCCCACGTACAGCCCACACTGGTGCATTAGCACGGCCAGTCCCAGCGTTTTGAGGGTGGCCGTCTTGCCCCCCATGTTGGGGCCGGTGATCAGCAGCACCTTGGTGTCGCCCAGTTGAATATCGTTGGGAACAGGGTTATCGATCAGCGGGTGGCGCGCCTCACGCAGGTCATATGTGCCGTCCGTCACGGCTTCCGGGCGGTTCAATCGCCAGTCGCGGGCCAGCCGGGCGCGGGCGGCAATCAGATCCAGCTCGCCGACCGTGGTCAGGGTCATCGGCACGTCGGCGTCGGCGGCCAGCAGGCCCGACAGCTCGATCAGGATGCGGCGAACTTCGGCCTCCTCGTCAAGAATCAGGCGGGTCAGCTCGTTGTTCAGCTGCGTCACCGCGGCCGGTTCCACGAAGTAGGTCTGGCCTGTCGCGGAAGCGTCCACAATGATGCCCTGAACCTGCCCCACCCGGCTGGCCTGCACCGGCAGCACGTAGCGGTCCCGGCGAATGGTGACGATGTTCTCCTGAAGAATGTCGGCCCATTTTTCCAGCGTGGCTGCCAGCCGCTCGCGGATGCGCCCCCGGAGCGGCTCAATGCGTTTGCGCAGGTCGCGCAGGCGGTGGCTGGCGTCGTCGCGGACGCCGCCGTCGCGGTCCAGGGCCGACAGGACGCGGCGAATCAGTTCGGAGTGTTCGCCCAGGCCCAGCGCCACCTCGCGCAGCGGCCCGCGCGAATTGGCGTTGATGGCCCGCTTGACGGTCATCGCGCCGTCCAGCGAGTAGGCGGCGGTCAGCAACTCCTGGCCGCTCAGGACCCGGCCCTCCTGCGTGCGGGCGTGCAATTCACGGATGTCCTGAATGCCGCCCAGGCTCAGGCTGACGCCGAACAGGGCGTCTTCCACTT
This window encodes:
- a CDS encoding endonuclease MutS2, whose translation is MPFDARALTALDFPRIREALAERSSTSLGAERARSLSPSADPGRIACELDEVEDALFGVSLSLGGIQDIRELHARTQEGRVLSGQELLTAAYSLDGAMTVKRAINANSRGPLREVALGLGEHSELIRRVLSALDRDGGVRDDASHRLRDLRKRIEPLRGRIRERLAATLEKWADILQENIVTIRRDRYVLPVQASRVGQVQGIIVDASATGQTYFVEPAAVTQLNNELTRLILDEEAEVRRILIELSGLLAADADVPMTLTTVGELDLIAARARLARDWRLNRPEAVTDGTYDLREARHPLIDNPVPNDIQLGDTKVLLITGPNMGGKTATLKTLGLAVLMHQCGLYVGAASAKLPIVSDVLVDIGDEQSIEASLSTFASHLKHLRYVLRYASPDTLVLVDELGSGTDPNEGAALSQSIIETLLAQDARGIVTSHLSPLKLFALETPGLKNASMGFDLETLAPTYALQVGQPGRSYALAIAQRMGLPEEVLERATSLLGEDAGIMERMLEGLERERAELAAQLEGTASARREAEAELGRVRQERETLDLRRNEMLAEAAQKAESLYADAVERVRTLRARAQEDSARPRVMQELRELRTAAQKARPAPAVREERGDPIRVGNMVDVPAYNAGGQVLELRGDDLVVQLGVMKVGVKRRDVRLRPEPKVTTPKSRGQRTAFAGTTPNNFAAELQLRGLGVEEAVEELRTAILEASALKETPLRVVHGKGQGVLRRLLREYLKNDKKVESFHDAEPNQGGHGVTVVNIRV